The genomic window aaataatatgagtGTCTGATGATAATTCGCAAGTTACCtgataaaaaaaccggccaagtgcgagtcggactcgtgcacgaagggttccgtaaattacagttaaatcaacctatctcaaaaactataagagatactttgatcaaaccaaaaatcgttgaaagagttaattagcatgcatcacctctattttttttagaattttataccccgtagttataaaaatagagggggggggacatactttttacgactttgagagctgatatctcaaaaaccgttcactttaagaaaaatgttttttagatatatcattttaaaagacctttccattgataccccacacgggtatgtacatcgaaaaaaaaaatttcatccctcagttacatgtatggggggccccacccccaattcttttttttactatttagtgtcatatttttgtagcggttcatacaacacatattcccatcaaatttcatcactgtagtacttatagtttccgagtaaatcggctgtgacagacggacagacggacagacggacagacggacatgacgaaactataagggttccgtttttgccattttggctacggaaccctaaaaacggggTTATCAAACTCTGGCTTTTTATTGATGCAATAAAATTCTGATTTACGATGGGACAAGTTCTTCGAGTATTGTGTCAACCTCAGCTCAGACGTCATGAGAATATTAAAAAGTCTATTACTAGAAGGGACTTCACAAAGTCAATAACAATGAGCATTACTCACGATataacatactctcgccatcattaattaattaaagagaAGCATACATTACAGAGATTATGTATTTCCGATTAAGATTACATTCCAATCGTGGTTGTgtcacataattatgtataagaaagaataaatattataaaatcattATAACTGTAACACATATGTTTTAGGTTTGAGAATACCCATGCCCTTGAGAAGCACCCCTATTGTTAGCCGCAGACTCCCGCTGTGTTATCTTCCACTATAAATACGCCTTTTTTGTTGTTCAATTACAGGTTTTGGACTTGGCGAAGACCGACATCGATAGTATACCCCTAGACGCGTTCAAAGGGTTGTCGAAGTTACAACAGATCGATTTATCAGACAACCGATTCGTGACTGTGCCGGAGAGTCTGAGCCTCGTCGGTAACTCCCTCAAGTACCTCACGTTCAACAACAATCCCATCGTCGAGCTTAATGATGATAGCTTCGTAggtaaatacaaacttattaCTCATTTAATTCGGGATATCGTTTCAAATTGATAATcggattttatatttattggtgtTCAGCCACTGATAGAAACCGGCAAATATTATATGTACTACTCGGCACAGTGATGATGATCGTGAGTCATGGATACGGTAGTTACGAAATAACATTCTATGAGAACCTGTTGTTATCAGCTCACGGGAAATACCAAACTCAAAGACAATCTTTACGACACTGTTTATCTGCAGTATTGCCAAATCAATCACCACGATTTCACTACATTCCCGTACTTAAGTGCCTTATAATACTGGGCCGTTAATTTAGTAGGAATTGGACCCGATATTTGGCAACGATGTTAATCTGGAGCATATTATTACTCTGAAGTTCATAACTATCAAAGTATCTATTTCAAGAACATCGATTTACTCCATCATGGAGTGGTATAGACAGTTTCATTAAAGTTCCAGATACTGTAGTGTAGTACCTACATGGGTAAACAATCCAAAGAACAAAAAACCTGATGTTATCTATGTTAAATAGTATTCTGTACCTGCCTACGTACGCGCTGATACggaagtacataataataatagtatcaGTTTTTTTGCAGGCTTAACGAACTTGATCGAATTGGAAGTTGGCGAAAACGATTATTTGGACGAAGTGAAACGCAGCACGTTCTCCCCACTCAAGAACTTGAGGGTTCTCCACCTGTGCCATAACCGAAACCTGAGATACATCAGCCATAATGCGTTCCGTGGATTGAAAGATAAGTGGACCTTGAAGGAAGTGAGTAACGCATTCTAAACCATTTACCAACCAACATTAGATAGGAGGTAGCGCCAAAGCGGGAAAACCTCTCTGTAGTTTTCGTATGCGCGATGCTAATTCTGCGCGTTATCAACGCGAAAATAATGTATTCTAACATTTTTATCGAGTCAAATCTAGTTTGAagtcatgtacctacttaagtattttCGCACAATGATTAATGTTACTCAGAATGACGACACCCGTTTATTATTGTGACTGATCAGATATTCTATTATAAGCTCATGGCAACATGTTTTATCAGATTCAAATGTATTATACACATTTTAGTTAGTATCATAATCATCAGATTATAGAATGCATGCAATCCAATTTGCCCCAGTTTTTGAGTGCTTACACGACAGTCGCGGATCGGGGTCAGCTTACTAAtcattttagtgttttattttgatatacaaTCAATCAATACATTGCCACATGTATCCTAAAACTGGCACTGAATTGATTTTTACTATTGTAACATTAACCAATTATTGTTACTAGAGTAGCAAATTGAATTTAACAAATCTAATTACTGTACCTATTGTTACAATGTAGATAGTCACAGTTCAACAAGATTGATTAGCAGAGTTACTACACAATTGCTACTGTAAAATTAATTGGGACTTCCCTAAAAAATTTATACTCATAATACAATCAAatgtttttgtacataatttgtaTTCACTTTGGTTTTGCACATTTAAACACTTGATAGGGGCTGGCCTTTCCTAGATTCTGtcatataaaagcaaaaatatttgaggATACATATGTTTGTAGCTGTTTCTCGCCCAAACTGCTAGATGGATTTTAATGTGACTAGGCATAGTTACAGATATCAGAATAATATGTAGGGTgcatatataaatatgtacagtaTAGTATAAACAATAATGCATTGTTAAACAGGTGTACCTAGACGACAATTACCTCAGTGAGCTGTCACCTGATCTGATGCCATGGAACAAATTAGAAATCTTAGGAATGACTGGAAACAACTGGCTTTGCAACTGTGACCTAGCAAACATTGTCACTAAGCAGGAAGCAGGAACTAAGTTCCAGATAGGAGAGATTCCTTAGTAAGTATTTGTACAAACATTGCTATAATTTTTGGGGAATGTTTGAGGAATCAGTTTAAATAAGGAGCCAAGGTGTATCAATCCTCGCTGACagtaacaatattgtttttcatattGATTCCTAGTAGCTGATATTTACTACTTAAGCTTCTAGAATGAATGGCTACTAAACTGTCAACTCATAAACTGTTGAAAATCTTATGAGGTCACCATTTCATGACCTAATCATTTACAAGtgactatttatatttattgcttacTCTACAAATTATTTCCTTTGTATTATTACATTCAAGAAATATATGACATTCcattattatgaatttaatatttcatttataataacagtaaagttatctgaaaaaaaaaatattctcttcTATTTTCAAGATTATTAATTGCTTCTCTCTGGTCATTAATAAactgattataataaaactctAATGCTTCTAATAAAAACAGGTCACAGGAACGGCTAGCAATTAAATAACGCAAGTTATTTGTAAACACAGATTGCTCATAAATTGATagctatataataatattgatgacATAAACAAACTATTCTAAGTTTATTACACAAGGCACATCCAGTTAAATGTGTAAATGTATTAACAATATGTTATCTGATTACAGCTGTGCAGCGCCCATGAGATTCAGCGGTGCATACATAACAAACATTACAATCTCCTACTGCCCTACATTGGATACCACAACTGCACCTAAAAGAAATTTCACCCTTTCAAACTTGAGGCCTAAACATGTTATTTGGAGTATGCTAGCAGTGGCACTGATAGCCTGTCTAGGCATGCTTCTTGGTCTACTTGTCAATGCAGTTAAAGCTTTCTACAATAAAAAGATAAGTCAACCAATCCGCTACATCAACATCAACTCAGACTCCAGTTTTGCATAAGGACTACaaaaagtacttaatattaCAATGTATGTATTATACTCCCGTAGAATTAAATTGTCAATAAATCTTTAGATAGTAACCAagacatgtaaataaaaattgtattaaatatttttttggaaattattaataaagtttaaaaacccTGTTGGTGCTATTTTACTTCTGTGAACGTAAACAATAAATCTAATTACTTAAACTCACCTCTTTTGGACCAGATAGTGAATTGGCATATTGCACGAACTGTTCCAAAAGCCGTTCAGATTTGTGTGATAACTCTCTGAAGGTGTGAAATTCATCAAGTTTGTGTGCACAGCTCCCACACACAACTTGTGGCAGCAAGTCTTCAGGGGacacctaaaaatattattcacaaCATTAGACATGTACCTATGTTAGTTTCACAACACCAGTCATTAAGAGAGTTGATGTGGCCAGTGACCTTTTGCAAGTGTAATCATAGATGATGACTCATGGGAGGCAATCTGATAACAAACACATTAAACAAACCCACAAGTTGTTTACTGCACCAAGGAGGATGCACACTGTGACAAAAATGGGAAGATGCAGTCCCCCTGCAGATTGATTGCCTTAAAATACCAATCTAAATATAGATAATATTGAAATCTCAAAATAGCAGGGCATAGCATAATGTGGATAAGCACTGCAAGGAGAGCATTGGTTTGAGTAGTGTATTTGTGGAGGAGTCGAGGCGAGGGCGCGAGGGCCAGCGCAGGAGCGGGGCGGTGTGAGGCGAGGCGAGGTGGTCTCCGCCGTCCGCGCTCCTTTGTTATCAGCGACGCGGCCGCTGATACAGCGCGCCTGCCACACGCTCGCATATCACTTCCACGAATGACATTAGTCATACGGCCGAGCAATCGACGCGTGGGCCGTAATATGATATCACAATGCGAAAATACCCAACACCCGCGAGAAAGTTAATGGCGCTTATCAGCATCCACAATCTCATACGCTTACGCTAAACTTTCACACGAGAAAACTCCTCCTTCTAAGTAATCATTGCGAGAAATAAACCAAAATTATTACCATTATTGACAAATTTGCCATTATCATCTCGGAAAGTCGTGATTTATCCTTATCACGGTCGAAAATTGGAAGTTTAACATCACTGCAATTATCGCCACAGAATGATAAACAAAGGCGACACACTGAATGGAACTTCGGCGGCAAATTACAcatatttagaaattaaaacagAGAAAGGTATTCACAACGAAAGAAAACATTTAGAAATTAATCaagtaacttaattaaaaattaaaaggttttgttgaaaatataacTCAGCATGCGATGATGTAGAATACATCACATCGCGATTGTCAACCAAACGAACGAACAAGCTACACACACATTGAAAATCTCTATTGTTTACGAAGCGATGAACGCGTCGTATGTGTGAGCTACGAAAGTTTGTTCTAGTTTACGCACTGATAAAATGATAACATTATCAAATGATTTGTATTATCAGTATTATTGCAGTAGATATGATAAttgataaaatttaatgaatgaataGTAATTACACCATAGGAGGACGTATATGCACTTTGTAGAAACTGCAAAGCCTTGCTTagaagattaaaatatttaaagaattaaaggcactgtgaagatttggaaaaaatgataaattgtaTGAGCATTTTGGTTGCTCATTTATCAAATTGAAATCAGATTGTATTAAGTACAttaagatttaatttttatgtttgttttggcTTTGCTTGCAGATAATTAGTCGTAACGAGAATAACAGTCATTATTTAATTCTGAATGAATTCTTATCAACGTCTGTCTATGCTTTAATGATGGACATCACTTAAAGTCAACGTCATCTTAATGTCAGCAGTCAGTCAACAAAACAACTGTCAGTTTACAGTCGTAGTTCGTCCGTACAAAATCGTTCATGTTCATGATTCATTGATAATTTGGGTATGTTTTATTGACTACTGATAAACTTAGtccctttataaataaatacataatttggatAATCAAGAGCACCATGTGCAAAGTGTTTTTTATGTGTGAATCAAACATTTGTGAAAAGTGATACTGGAAAatccaatgtttttatttagccATGTAATTATTAATGaggaacaataaaataaacgtatTGGTCTAATTCAGTGTAGTGCATGATTAGAATAAAATGAGCCACTCGTCGACTTCGGTTGCTGAGGGAACTGCTAGTTCTATCAGCAACATAGAAACTACGTCAGACACAGCGCAATTATTGAGCACTGATGATCCCAGCACTTCTAATTTCACGCAACTTAATAAATCCGTGAATTTCGAGGTATGTAGAACATTAACAATGTAAATGATTATGAAACTTTTTAGTGcactgtatgtatttatttttaaactaatgatttacttaattttgtcaGTGTAACTTAGGTATTGAATATCACttactttgtttaaaattagTCATTGGCTTCTGACCTCTTTATGTAATCAATAGTTTAGAAATACAGTGTAACATGAtatgaagataaaataatttgatttgaattgTGTAGGActcggatgatgatgaattccATGGCAGCCATGGAGTTCGGAGGAGGCAACCCCCACAGAAAATTGAGCCAGGGTCCATGAATGTACTCTCTGCTAAATATGAAGTAAGtacttacacaaataaatatggaGCTAGAATATATACCTGGTGCCAGTGGGATACTATTTctggatatttattttgttaaaacatttaactgtaaaaaaaatgtgttaaaaactatttgaataaatgtaCTATCAAGCAATGTTGAGTAAGGTcagttaatataatttatttaattccttTCAGAGTTTGGACTATGACACATGTGAGAACCACTTACTGCTTGACGAGGAACGGAAAAGAGGTTATGCTTTTATAGTCTGGAAAGACATAGCCCGGTGGTTCATCATACTGCTGATCGGCATAATCACAGCTCTAATAGCTTTCTTTATAGACATCTGTATAGAAGAATTCTCAAAGATAAAATACAGGGAGTTGAAGAAATGTAtcctttataaaaatgtttaatgatttATTATCTTGTTGGTATGTATGGGAAAATCCTTCATTGTTTCCTGATTTCCTCTTACAAATGCTCTACTTTGacataacattaaaaacaatagtTAATTGGTTGAACTGATCATTGCTCTTCTTTGTAATTCTTTGCGCTATATTGAAGCAAttgttatttgataaaattactttccaAAATGGATTTTAAAGGACATTACTTGTTATCTCACTAATGGCATCAAGAGAGAAATGTTTTCCccaattaacaaaaacaatgaaatacCTAATTGGAAAAATTTTCTatctcattaattaaaattaatatcagaACAATAAATGAGACATTCCATCCACTATTTCACATTTACATTACAATGAATTAATTAGGTATACAACTGTATATGATTTCCAtgactaattatttattactaaacaGCTGTAGACACATACGTGATACAAGATAGACTGTACATTCCTTATTTGCTGTGGGTGTTATCAAACATATGCATTGTGTTTATTGGATCTATGCTTGTTGCATATGTTgaggtaagtaggtagttgtTAGTTTACTATCTCGAAACTGTGTGTGCCATTTTACTCCAGTTTTGTGCATAATATTTTTGCTATCTATTTGAAAATGTGCATGTTTTGTGACATGAAATATTTTGCAGTAAATTGAATCTGTATGCATAGTTTGGTACTTTTTTTTAGTCTTGGGTTCTAATGCCTAACCACCCAAGTGATGAGTAAATCCACCCTTAAAATAGATAGGATTGTACTTAGTCatcaaattaaagtaaaatttatGTATATAGTAATTATActgcaaatataattaaattagtcAGTGCAAGTACACCAGATTACTAATCCCTATAGtgataaataaacacatttcttACGAAAACCGAGAATAGCAACATAACAACCAAACATCTACTTCCTAGTACTTGTAAACAAAGAACAGAACTTCAGAATAGCTATCTATTCTCTAAACAAAATTGAACTCTATTTGAAAGCAATGAGGTTTACAATCCCAAAAcagtgtacctacttataaagaaCATTATTTCAGCCTGTAGCAGCTGGAAGTGGTATTCCCCAAGTGAAATGTTACTTAAACGGCGTCAAAGTGCCGCGGGTGGTTCGCATCAAGACCCTTATTGTGAAAGCAGTTGGAGTCATCACGGCAGTTGTAGGGGGCTTAGCTGGAGGCAAGGTAAGCATGAACTAGTCTGCAAGTCATATCTAACTTGTTGTATGTATATCTgtgtgttttcttttgttttattgtgtgaATGGTTGTCACTTGTTTTGCGGCTTGTTCTTTAAACCAGTATAttattgttctttttatttcatttgttttttatggaCTCTTTATTTGTACACTCCATGTATTGTGATAATATTGActtttaacccctctgctcgacaagattttgacatatgactttaccgttgattcggcgggaattttgaatcgcgacatggaagtcaaaaatttgtactaactttcaacacctgaattctaagtccgtaatgcctgatcagaagtattttaactataactttagagctcacttatttgacaacaacgtgcaaaggtcaaatggggtcagttaattcagaaaaagataataattacggtgtttttaagtctatcgaaaagttaggcatttcaaatttggtgaaaacttaccaataaataatcgcatcactttctcaaacacaacacaaacgtcatatttgtaacattttcaatccgttgcaatacatttcgtgcacttatttatgttcaacaactaaaaaatcagcacataaaatacacaataaaaatgaacaatttacaagatcaaaaagaagtatagagtttggaatggagtatttttttttttcaatcagcggtgtgcattcgatacctaaatcggatatttattataaataatcgaataccaattttatatatacctattttttaatagcaacttatttcaattttatttattaatttgaaattataggttcaatttgtttttgttgttaagaaaaaagatatttaagttttatgaaagtttttagcattaaatttttatatgtattatttattttggtgttgcgtcattcgtaataatgtttaactttaattgaatttttattacctattacggaattttaatttattcttatattatttctcaacaattctaagatttttgtttcggcggagggtaagcctggcgTTCTGAAATAtattgcaatttgtaactaccaaagtaatgtacttatttgatgatgagaaacaataataataattgattaattttaaagtcaccaaatacttttaaccgaatcccaaaaaggaggtggttctcaatttggatgtttgtttttggtcgaagggctatattccccatatttgttattaggtccaggatctgatgatggaaaccttgagaaatcgagggcaactctcgaaaattgtaagcatagataaggttataacttgagactcagatgtatgtctgataacactatgaaacagtaaaggtttggagctgacctgatgatggagaccagagaaggtcgagagaactcgacaaccgaacttctctcgtctccatctccttcacttttgcagaggcctcgtaaatacgaataatataagcacaaacacgagaaagtttaaatattcagttgtcgagttccctcgaccttcactgctctccatcatcaggtcagctcaaagccttcactgttgaatagtgctaccaggcaaacacctgagtgataagatttcaacctatgtatttctgcaactttcgaaagtcgccctcgatttctcaaggttccatcatcagatcctgacctgatgataatgggaccacctcggaagtatacgctatcaaacaaaaaaagaatcatcaaaatcgataaataaatggcggagtaatcgcgtaacaaacatacaaaaaaaacggtcgaattgagaacctccgctttttgggaagtcggttaaaaataagtccgcggcggccatctttccatcttggaccagctttcaatgaacagcgaactatttgccctttcaaacaatgaaatcgtcataaaattttgcgataactacacctaattacggctctcgtcaaatagctttgccggtcagttaaaaagttggaagtaacgaatcgccattaagtttggcaggtctacaggaatcctgcacataaaacacccgaagaaataaataagtcttcatttgccgtcttcagaaacccgaaaaaccgaagatttttttttattccggctacaacgtattttctaccactgattttctagcattttttttcaaaataaattaagtcattttacttttcctaatttattttcagattatggtaagtatacaaaattgcaatttagtaatattataatatcaaataatataaaattattaaatcgattctttattttaacgattcggatcattcgatgcaaaacttctatcaccgtcgccatcttgtctatgcgtcttcaaatttaaaaaaacaactaatgtaaacaaacatggcgagttcgatcagaattcccggtaattacgattggattttaaaaaggtatatttctaacgggatgctaaatatgaaaggtttgaatgcgtaaaaataatttaaatttatttagttattttatttagtactcacaaatgtggtttgattggaaagaaaataaatatgagcgtaaataattaggaaagtgtatgactgattctcagaccccaattggggtctcaaccgagcttacggtgacattgatgttcagaccccgattggggtccgctacggatttgacggttaaactCGTCCTTGACCAAAGGAAATTGTCCCAAACTTTTCCTTGCAATCCTAAGCCccgaaaatcacattttttttttaaagattcttCTATTTATGCATTTGTTTAgaactttttttattctttcttttccTTCTACCCAACACTTTCTTGTTCAGGAAGGGCCTATGATCCACAGTGGCGCCGTCGTCGCAGCAGGCATATCGCAAGGCAAGAGCACGACCTTCAACAAGGACTTCAAGATATTCCAGTACTTCCGCGAAGACCATGAGAAACGGGACTTCGTGTCGGCGGGAGCGGCCGCCGGTGTGTCCGCTGCTTTTGGGGCTCCTATAGGTAAAATGGATCAAAAGATCAGTCACACAGTTGGGTGAAAACCCAGTCGAATCCAAAGTCTAAATGATCTTACTTTTAGTACCGGCTTAAAGTCTGTTTTGGAATAGTAGATTCGGATTTCGATTTCTGATTTCGGATAGCTTCCACGCTGGTTAAAGCTTTCTCgagcctatagcctttctcgatacaCAGACTGACAGACCAGAAGTTACTGAGATTagagcgttcaaacaaactcttctttATAAAGGTAGTGTCAATAAATCATAGTATTCAACTATATTCATAACCATTTTATATTTCCAGGCGGAGTTCTCTTCTCATTAGAAGAAGGCACCAGTTTCTGGAACCAGGCTCTGACATGGCGGACGTTCTTCGGGACCGTAGTGTCGACCTTCACTCTCAACTGCGCTCTATCTGCTTATCATGGCCGCGCTGGAGAACTCAGTTTTCCTggtaagtttgtatttatttataatagggTATGAATACTGATATATGATTgggttatttacttttatttgctGACAGGTCAAAACGAATAGTTTTTGTagctttaatttgtatttttcgaTGTGCGCAGACGCAGATGGTTTTCGTCAATTTGATATGAAGCTATTTGCTATGACCTCTGTATAGAAACATAACAATGTATAGTTGATTTAATAAGAACTCATCAATTTTCTTGCCTTCGAAGTGCTCTATCGCTTATCTAGCTAAAAAAGAAGAAGCTTAAAAGCTATTTTGCACAACAAAAGTGCATTAGGACATCAAAAGTATCCATTACTAACTAACTACtaaagttatattttgaatGCCAACTGCCACTGCTCGTCGCGGAATGTGCGGTCGGCATTTGtagtcggcagctagcatttaATACTTACCTTTATAGTTTTCTACTAATTATCTAGCTTTATGAATATTTGCCTCTTATCTGTCATTTCTAGGTCTCCTAAACTTGGGTAAGATGGAGCCGTTCCCGTTCCAGTTCTACGAGCTGCCTGTGTTCATGTTCTTCGGCGCTGTGGGCGGCATGCTCGGCGCTCTGTGGAACTATATCAACTATAGACTCACCGTTTTTAGGCTAAGGTAAGCATCCAGGTGTAATATAATAAGGTCTTATTAACGAATATTGCAGGTGTAATCACTATCTAGGGTGTCCTGAAAAACATAGGTACTACTTTTTAGCTTTAGTTTTGGTTTCCCACGATGAACACGTAGGTATTGTCGTCAGAAACTAACTCAACATAACAAAAAGCGCTCAATAAACGTGAAAAATACTTTCTCCTATTTTTATTCACTTCACTAATATAATACACAATTTGGGCCGAATAAATTTAATTTGAGGTTACCAGTaattttgattttcaatttcAGTTTTTCGAACCTAAATATGGTGTACATAAATGAGTCTATTTACTACTTATATTTTCACTATGGAGACATCatagaaattatatatttttctcccAGGTATATAGGAAGTCCATGGCTACGAGTAGTAGAAGCCTGTCTTGTGGCAGCTGCGAGCGCCACCTGTGGCTTCCTCATGATGTTCCTGCTGAACGACTGCCGACCCCTCGGAGAGGATCCCACTAAAGTACCATTACAGGTatcaacttaaataaataaagccttTAACTGATAAAGTTTGCACTTTTACATTGTGGACTATGGTTATTTGCTCTTGCCAAGATCTCTGGCACTGAGTTTCGGTTTCACTAGCTTCTCATGGGAAGTAATCCgctaaaatgtagcctatagtTTTCCTCGATGGATGTATGCGtattaaaactgaaagattttttagtAATTCAAACAATTTCTTTAGCTTTATACTTTTGGTAAAGTTTCCAAATCGAATTTCCAATAGTCAGTTTTATCTGTTAATAAACTTAAACGTTGTATTTTGGTGTGTAGAAGATATAATCCACCGTTTAGTTATTTAGCAAACACATCCAAAA from Helicoverpa armigera isolate CAAS_96S chromosome 2, ASM3070526v1, whole genome shotgun sequence includes these protein-coding regions:
- the LOC110371409 gene encoding phospholipase A2 inhibitor beta is translated as MKMFFQPICKVLMILCVLVSSSRAQEADAENVPCDITIQDSLTLNCSRRNIDEIPEKWPEKINSVDKDGHVLITFFNNTISNVSQLPAVPGKRVAISFKSNEVVDIEDDAFSNIDGLVYLDLSNNYISGEVLRSEIFQGRYLDGKYANIALETLNLGHNDIHSLDRYLFQYTPNLTRLYLNNNPIEILDHVTILALASATNLQVLDLAKTDIDSIPLDAFKGLSKLQQIDLSDNRFVTVPESLSLVGNSLKYLTFNNNPIVELNDDSFVGLTNLIELEVGENDYLDEVKRSTFSPLKNLRVLHLCHNRNLRYISHNAFRGLKDKWTLKEVYLDDNYLSELSPDLMPWNKLEILGMTGNNWLCNCDLANIVTKQEAGTKFQIGEIPYCAAPMRFSGAYITNITISYCPTLDTTTAPKRNFTLSNLRPKHVIWSMLAVALIACLGMLLGLLVNAVKAFYNKKISQPIRYININSDSSFA
- the LOC110371330 gene encoding H(+)/Cl(-) exchange transporter 7; the protein is MSHSSTSVAEGTASSISNIETTSDTAQLLSTDDPSTSNFTQLNKSVNFEDSDDDEFHGSHGVRRRQPPQKIEPGSMNVLSAKYESLDYDTCENHLLLDEERKRGYAFIVWKDIARWFIILLIGIITALIAFFIDICIEEFSKIKYRELKKSVDTYVIQDRLYIPYLLWVLSNICIVFIGSMLVAYVEPVAAGSGIPQVKCYLNGVKVPRVVRIKTLIVKAVGVITAVVGGLAGGKEGPMIHSGAVVAAGISQGKSTTFNKDFKIFQYFREDHEKRDFVSAGAAAGVSAAFGAPIGGVLFSLEEGTSFWNQALTWRTFFGTVVSTFTLNCALSAYHGRAGELSFPGLLNLGKMEPFPFQFYELPVFMFFGAVGGMLGALWNYINYRLTVFRLRYIGSPWLRVVEACLVAAASATCGFLMMFLLNDCRPLGEDPTKVPLQLYCADGEYNALAAIWFQTPEASVRSFLHDPIGSYKPWSILVFVVCYFLLSTWTFGLSVSSGLFIPNLLTGAAWGRLLAILIQYMLPSNTINPAKYALIGAAAQLGGVVRMTISLTVIIIETTGQISNALPIIITLVVAKWTGDFFNEGIYDIHIQLAAVPLLPWEPPPLAHNIYASEVMSHPVFTLRTVENVGHIVELLKLVSYNGFPVVDPPLADDLEVTTYKRLRGMILRSQLIVLIQNKLYNENANTTWSNFNVDMNMFRKEYPRYPSIDELDIAEWEKTCTIDLRPFMNPSPYTLPHRASLPRLFRLFRALGLRHLPIVNDVNEVVGMVTRKDIARYRVWRHRGHMGMEELILSSEI